TCACGCGCTGACCAATCATTGAAAAGACACATGCCAAAAATAAATTCATTAGCCTCTTTGGTGGTGATTGATTCTCCTATTGGTTTGCCTTGAAAAGTTGTAAACGCCAATTCAAGTTCAAAGTCAAGTTGTTTAGACGGACCAAACACCGGGGGTTCATTTTCAACAGGCAGTTGTTGTCCCTTTGGCCTGTATATAGGTTGTCCAGAAAGAATAATGGATGAAGCTCTGCCATGGTAACCAACCGGAATGTGCAACCAGTTTGGCAACAACGCATTTGCCGGATCACGAAACATCACCCCCACATTAGTTGCATGCTCACGACTTGAATAAAAATCAGTATAATCACCAACTTTAACAGGCAATTGCATTACAACTTCATGCAATGGAATAAGCACTTTTTTCAACAGGGTCTCATCCTTGATTTGTTCAGAAGAACCTGCCATGAAAATTTCATATAATCTTTTGCGCACTGATCCGCATGTCGGCTTACCTTTCATCATAAAATTATTCAGGTAATCTGAAACAAAATCTTCTAGCGTGAATGGTAAATTTTTAAAATATCCTTCCTGAAATAATACAGCCAGATCAATGACAGAATTACCTAATGCAACCCCTACGCGTTTATTTTTTGCTCCGGCAATAAATATTCCGTAAGGCATGTTTTGTATTGGGAATCCCGAGCCATTGGCGCTTTCAACCCATGATGTGGCATTTGCCGGTATGATGAATGACATAGTAGATTTACGAAAGTTTTTGGTACATTGGACAAATTTAAGTGATTTACAACGGAAAGACGTGTCTCCTCAAAACAAAATACGAATAGGCTGGTGTGCATTTTTATTTGTTCTATTTCATACTGTGACGATTATTATTTACGCTTTTCCCGCTGGTTACATTCCCCGCAGCCTACAATCTGCCTCAGCTCACTACGTTCAACCGGTTTTTGAACAAACCTGGAGTTTATTTGCTCCGGCTCCAATTCTTAACAGTGATTTGAAGATTAAATATTATTTTGGACCTGATTCAACGGATTGGGTTGACCCCATGCAAACAGCAGAAGAAAAACATGCGGCTTTCCGCGTAACACATCACGCCGAACTGGCATTGGGTGAATCTAATCTCCTCCATTTTATCAGTCTTGATTTGAATTACCTGGGAATTTCATTGTATGAAGCCTTTCCGGCTGATAGTACTCAGGCTTTTAAATACACTTCAGCATGGTGGTCTGCCAGTAAATTTATTTATGGCACGGCAGAAATGCAATATCAAAAAAGACCTGACAGCGCGTTAATGCACTGCTTTTATCACAATGTTCAAACAGATGAAAAGGGCTCAGTGATTTTGCCAAAATTTATCTGGAAAAATAATTCAGAACAAAGTCATGAATAAGTTGCTGACATATTTCACCAACCCATTTCAATACTGGTATAAAGTTGAAATATTCAGACGTGTGCTGTATATTTTTCTTTTTATCAATACACTCACATTAATTCCGGCTGCTTATGAAATTTGGGGATATGAAGGAGTGATTGGTACACGCGGCTGGAATTTTTCAATACCAACCTGGCAACAAGGATCGTATGCTTTGTTGAATGTTTTGAGCCATCCGGCTAACGCAAAATTCCCTTGGTTGTACCAAATGTTTATAGCAGGTCAACTCGTTTTTTTATTCACGGGAATTTTCAGAATACTGCCGAAAATTTCTTCTGTGATGATTTATTTTTTTACTACCAATCTTTTTCTGAAAGGATATCTCATGTTTACCGGAGCTGAAGTATTAGCAAGTATTCTGCTCTTCTATTTAATGTTTATCCAGCGTAAAGAAACTAAATCTCTTTTTAAACTACAATGGAAAATTGATCGGACAGAACAAACAGAATTCAGTTTTTTGCAAACTATTTTCAACAATACTTTTTTTATCATTCTGCTGATTCAGATTTGTATTTTATATTTCTTCAGCACCTTTTATAAATTGCTGGATGAGAACTGGACATCAGGCGCAGCTGTCATGTACATTGCCCAAATTGACGGTTACTCAAGTGGATTGATGAAGTTTATTTTTGCAGACAATACAACTATTTCTGCACTTGCCACCTATCTCATTTTAGCCTATCAGGGATTATTTTCACTCTTAGTTTGGTTCAAGAAAATTAAAATTCCGTTCTTGCTTTTTGGCGTATTTTTTCACCTCAGTATTGCGTTTGGTATGGGCATATTTACATTCGGAATTTTTATGTGTATTGTCTATCTCCCTTTTCTTGATGACAATCAATTAGCATGGATGCAGAGAAAAATTTCTTTGCGGAAGTGAACTGCAAAGCACGTTTCGTTCTTCAACGTTCAGATTATTTTATTCCTCATTTTGTTCAATGAGATCAATTAATTTCTTTGCTGATTCATTGAGCAAAGGAATAAATCCCTTTAAAAAACCTGTATAAGTCCTACTCTCAAATATTAAATTTTTCAACTCCAAATTATCTGATAACGGAACCGCAATTTTAAATTTTCCAAAGTTATTTTCTTCAGATATCAATTCAAGATGTCTATTGAGTATTTGCTGGGTACGATCATTAATTTCAATAGCAATATCATTTATCCTGATCAACTCCGATACTAAAGAATAATACTCAATGAGGTCATATTTCAAAGTATCAGTTTTCATAGAATAAAGCGAACCTGTGCTTAACATTTCCTGATAAGTATGCTGATAAGGGGTGAATAAGAACACACTATTAATAAATGAAAAAATAGAATCGGCTAATGAGTCACCGCTAAAATATCCTAGTGCAACTTCACAGTATTTGTATTTTTCAATTGAATGCTGCATGAATGATTCATAGGTACTTGTATCATGAGTTAAGTCGCTTTTAAGTCGAATAAAATATTCTTGCTCAATTTCAACTCGTTGTCGTTCTGATCGCCATTCGTCAAATAAAAATGAAAGTGTAATTCCGGTGAATATGATGAAAACCTCAAAACCAAATTTTTTAAAATTACCTAAATCAATTTTCATAATACGAATTACAAATACTTATCCATCAAATAAATCATGGTTGCCATGGCGGCCGATCCCAATTCAAGTTCTCTCTTATTTACACTTTCAAATACATCCGTCTCTGCGTGATGATAATCAAAATATTCTTGTGAATTGATTACCATACCCAATTGCACCATGCCCGGATAATGCTGTAACAATGGACGAATATCAACTCCACTGTAGCCGGGTTCAAATCGGTACAATTCAAAATCATATAACACGTCTTTAAATTCTTGCACCATGGCAACTTGTTCAGTTGTTCCCTGAATATCAAAACCTATTGGTAAAAATCCACCGCGGTCACTTTCAATAGCACAGATATGTTCTTCTTTATTTTCACTGGCCAATTCTGCATAATATTTACCTCCAAAATTTCCATTTTCTTCATTCATGAATAATACACAACGCAGCGTATGATTATTGTAATACTTTAATTTGTGTAGAATGCGAATAGCCTCAATACAATGCACAATACCGGCACCATCATCATGCGCACCTTCACCGGTGTCCCATGAATCAAGATGCCCTCCAAAGGTGATAATCTTATCATCTTCATGACCGGTCATTTCAGCAATCACATTGTAGGATATTTCATCCGGAAAAAAACGACAATCCATTTCCATTCTCAAAAAAACTTTTCCATTTTTTAACCACTCAGTCAACCTGTCCGCATCAACTGTACTAATTGCTGCAGCCGGAATTTGCACTACACCTTCTTCATAATGCATTGATCCGGTATGAGCGTGTTCATCGGTTGATTGAGCCAGAGAACGAATTATAACCGCTTTTGCTTCAAGTAAAGATGCTTTGGTGGCGCCATCCCAGCGTTGATCTATACAAGCACCGTAAGCTTTGAACGTGGATATTTGTGTTTGATCAAATGGCTTATTAAAAAAAACAATTTTTCCTTTGATTTGATCCTTTGTGAAATTTTCCAAATCAGTAACTGACTCCACCAGAATTACCTCACCCTCCATCAAACCGTCAGTACCAACTGAACCGCCAAGGGCAAGAATATTTAACTTGGAAAAATCTCCTTGTTCATTTAGTATCCAGCCGGCCTCAGTGTTCCCTCTTTCCCAATGAGGAACTTTAATTTCCTGCAAATAGACATTATCAAAACCGTATGATGACAATAAATCAAATCCCCACTTGATAGCCATTTTTGCTTCAGCTGAACCGGTAACCCGGGCACCAACATCTTTACACAGCGACCGCAAATTTTCATAACACTCACCTGATGCAAGCGCTTCATTATAAATTGACCGGATAAAAACAGAATCCGTGTTGGCTCTTAATCCAACACTCAGAATCACAAACAATCCTACCAGAAATTTTTTCATGTGCTACTTTTTTTACCATTTGCCAGTTGTCTGTGGTGTGCCAAACAATTTAACAAATTGATTTTTTTTTGGGAAGAACGAAGTTAGTGAAAATAGCTATTCACGAAAACAAATGACTGACAAGCGTTATTTCATCATTCAAATAGAGACAAAAAAAAACGCCGGAAGAACTTGTCATCCGACGTTTTAGTTATGAAAAAAATCTTAATACCTTGAGTGGTTACTTCCCAGATTATTTGAAAGTGAAGTCACCATTCTTAATGAAAGTTCAAGACCACCGCGGGTATTGGTAGCCTCCTTAAGGCTTGAAGTATTTACATCATAGCTGATACCAAATCCCCATCCTGCATATTCATATAATAATCTGAACGTAATGGCATCCCTTGTACGATAGTATCCACCAAAATAAAGCGCAGATGCACTTTTGAAACCGGTGAATTTACTATCTTGCGTGAGCAGTGTTCTAAACATAGCGCCAATATATAATTCATGCGCCGGCCCTTGTTTATAGAAAAAGAAACTTGGATTGATAGCAACTTTTGAATCACCTAAACTTTTTGTCAAACCACCGTGCAAAACAAATTTCATATACAATTGCTCACCGGTATTGATAAAAGAATATTTTGGCGTTGAAATATGAAATACAGAAAAACCTGCGTGCGCATTCCAGTCATGATTATCTGTTACGTAAATATCTCCGCGTGTATTATTGAACGTCCAAAGCAATCCGGCTCCAACATCATATTTGGTGAACACTTGAGTTCCGCTCATTTCTCCGGTTGGCAGAGAGGCATCATAGTGCATTCCATCAAATTGATTTCCCCATTGTAAGCCGGTAAAATCAATACTGCGTTGAAAAAATCCAGGTTGAATTCCTGCGCCCAATGTATTGTACTCATCAAGCTGAATGTGATATGCAACGGAAAGATTTCCCATAGTGGTACCCATTTCTGAGTCACCTGATTTATCTGTAAACACATGCGCACCCATTGACAAGAAACCTTGCGTATTTCTTTTTTTAGTCAAACGCATATCATAACTGACAGCAAATGTTTTGTAAGGCGCTCCAATTGCTCTCCACTGATCTTTATAATTGACGATAGCTTCAACACCAAAAAGCGCACCCGCAAGTGCAGGATTTTGTTGCAACGGAGCCATATCAAACTGTGAAAAATGGATATCCTGTGCCATGGCAGATCCTGAAAGACTCAGACTGATGATGACAGATTTGATCACGTTATTTTTCATGTTTTGCAGTTTTAATTATCTTACTAATGTAATATTTCCTTTTTTCTCAACAACTTCTCCGGTGAGTAATGTCGCTTCAAAAATGTATACATATACTCCGGTATTCATTGGTTTACCTTTATACATACCATCCCAGCAAACATCTTGACTTTCAGTTACGAAAACTTTTTCTCCCCAGCGATCATAGATAGTGAAAGTCATAGTTGCAATACAACGACCATACACACACTCCATGTTGTTTTCTCCATTGTCATCAGGTGAGAATGCGTTTGGAATAAATACATCTCCACAATTCTGATCTACTGTTATAGTTACACATGCAGTGTCTGCACATCC
This genomic stretch from Crocinitomicaceae bacterium harbors:
- the fahA gene encoding fumarylacetoacetase, with protein sequence MSFIIPANATSWVESANGSGFPIQNMPYGIFIAGAKNKRVGVALGNSVIDLAVLFQEGYFKNLPFTLEDFVSDYLNNFMMKGKPTCGSVRKRLYEIFMAGSSEQIKDETLLKKVLIPLHEVVMQLPVKVGDYTDFYSSREHATNVGVMFRDPANALLPNWLHIPVGYHGRASSIILSGQPIYRPKGQQLPVENEPPVFGPSKQLDFELELAFTTFQGKPIGESITTKEANEFIFGMCLFNDWSARDIQKWEYVPLGPFLAKNFASSVAPWIVPLEALEYFRIPGPVQEPKVLPYLEYSGNKHLDIQLEVIIQTEDGTENIISKSNYKHMYWNMNQQLAHHTINGCNINCGDMMASGTISGTAPDSFGSMLELAWKGTKPLKLKDGTERKFIQDGDTVVMRGYCQNENFKLSFGEVRTRVMPAK
- a CDS encoding M28 family peptidase, which codes for MKKFLVGLFVILSVGLRANTDSVFIRSIYNEALASGECYENLRSLCKDVGARVTGSAEAKMAIKWGFDLLSSYGFDNVYLQEIKVPHWERGNTEAGWILNEQGDFSKLNILALGGSVGTDGLMEGEVILVESVTDLENFTKDQIKGKIVFFNKPFDQTQISTFKAYGACIDQRWDGATKASLLEAKAVIIRSLAQSTDEHAHTGSMHYEEGVVQIPAAAISTVDADRLTEWLKNGKVFLRMEMDCRFFPDEISYNVIAEMTGHEDDKIITFGGHLDSWDTGEGAHDDGAGIVHCIEAIRILHKLKYYNNHTLRCVLFMNEENGNFGGKYYAELASENKEEHICAIESDRGGFLPIGFDIQGTTEQVAMVQEFKDVLYDFELYRFEPGYSGVDIRPLLQHYPGMVQLGMVINSQEYFDYHHAETDVFESVNKRELELGSAAMATMIYLMDKYL
- a CDS encoding PorP/SprF family type IX secretion system membrane protein is translated as MKNNVIKSVIISLSLSGSAMAQDIHFSQFDMAPLQQNPALAGALFGVEAIVNYKDQWRAIGAPYKTFAVSYDMRLTKKRNTQGFLSMGAHVFTDKSGDSEMGTTMGNLSVAYHIQLDEYNTLGAGIQPGFFQRSIDFTGLQWGNQFDGMHYDASLPTGEMSGTQVFTKYDVGAGLLWTFNNTRGDIYVTDNHDWNAHAGFSVFHISTPKYSFINTGEQLYMKFVLHGGLTKSLGDSKVAINPSFFFYKQGPAHELYIGAMFRTLLTQDSKFTGFKSASALYFGGYYRTRDAITFRLLYEYAGWGFGISYDVNTSSLKEATNTRGGLELSLRMVTSLSNNLGSNHSRY